One genomic window of Magnolia sinica isolate HGM2019 chromosome 3, MsV1, whole genome shotgun sequence includes the following:
- the LOC131239040 gene encoding probable leucine-rich repeat receptor-like protein kinase At1g35710 — protein MYHDCTRPIVHRDLWCNNVLLNSEFEACVPDFGTARLLMPDSSNWTTLAGIYGYIAPEFLSSNAFTTAPASTLGEAEALMEWKATLLSPQALHSWSLPSANASANTISPCKWYGISCNGLGSVIEISLPSAGVQGKLHNLSFSSFPNLLRLNLSDNTLTGTIPADIGTLSRLVSLNISMNNLSGVLPLSIANLSHLSELDIWSNEITGPIPPSLGNLKNLFELALSQNNLTGPIPPALEVGNLMNLNHLELSDNLLTGSIPSTLGNLTKLMNLQLQRNQISGSIPLEIGNLVNPNGLELASNLLTGSIPSSLGNFTKLERFSAFDNHLNGEIPKSFRNCTRLTRVRLEGNQLIANVSEVFGVYQHLYFMDVSNNRLFDWAVEAARVLGLSSNLLEEEIPKEFERLTSLFNLSLNDNQLSGQVLKEIGKLSNLEVLDLSMNHLSGPIPPQLGDCSKLRYLKLSENDLNGSIPLQIGNLVYLQDLLDLSHNSLNGEISPQLGKLHVLEKLNLSHNMLSGSIPPSFEAMFSLQSIDFSYNALEGPLPNSKNFQKAPAMAFIKNKGLCGEVQGLRPCNAPSIRHGDARKGRQVVIFIVLPLLAALFLLFIVVGVSSIYSQRRRNKEKVVLERSSRNPFSIWNYDGIDAFEQIVEVTEGFDDKYCIGIGGYGKVYKANLPSGQVVAVKKLHPLEGGDQSDQRSFRNEI, from the exons ATGTACCATGACTGCACTCGGCCAATTGTCCATCGAGACCTATGGTGCAATAACGTTCTGTTGAATTCAGAATTTGAGGCCTGTGTCCCTGACTTCGGCACTGCCAGATTGTTGATGCCTGATTCGTCCAATTGGACCACGCTCGCAGGCATTTATGGATACATCGCTCCAG aatttctttcttccaATGCCTTTACAACAGCACCAGCATCCACACTTGGAGAAGCAGAGGCTCTCATGGAATGGAAAGCCACCCTCTTGTCACCACAAGCTCTCCATTCATGGTCACTTCCATCTGCTAATGCTAGTGCCAACACAATCTCTCCGTGCAAATGGTATGGGATCTCCTGCAACGGCCTTGGAAGCGTAATAGAGATAAGCTTACCCAGTGCAGGCGTACAAGGTAAGCTTCATAACTTGAGTTTCTCGTCATTTCCAAACCTCCTCCGTCTCAATCTCAGTGACAACACACTCACTGGAACCATCCCAGCTGATATCGGCACTCTTTCCAGACTCGTCTCCCTCAATATCTCTATGAATAATCTCTCTGGAGTTCTACCTCTTTCAATTGCTAACCTTTCTCACCTTTCAGAGCTCGACATCTGGTCTAATGAAATAACTGGGCCTATTCCTCCATCTTTAG gaaatctcaagaatttgTTTGAGTTGGCATTGTCACAAAACAATCTGACGGGTccaatccctcctgctttag aagttgggaatttaatgaatctGAACCATCTTGAGCTGTCAGACaaccttctaacaggttctattccttccactttagggaacttgacaAAACTGATGAACCTCCAACTCCAAagaaatcaaatttctggttcaattcctctaGAAATTGGGAATTTAGTAAATCCCAATGGGCTTGAGCTTGCTAGtaaccttctaacaggttctatcccttcctcTTTAGGAAACTTTACCAAGCTTGAACGCTTCTCTGCATTTGACAACCATTTAAATGGTGAGATCCCAAAAAGCTTTAGAAATTGCACTAGGTTAACTAGAGTTCGACTGGAGGGAAACCAGCTCATTGCAAATGTATCAGAAGTCTTTGGTGTATACCAGCATCTCTATTTCATGGATGTCAGCAACAACAGGTTGTTTG ATTGGGCAGTTGAAGCAGCTAGAGTACTTGGTCTTTCTTCAAACCTTCTAGAAGAAGAGATTCCAAAGGAATTTGAGAGGCTAACTTCTTTGTTCAATTTGAGTTTAAATGATAACCAACTTTCTGGTCAGGTACTGAAAGAGATTGGAAAACTCTCCAATTTGGAGGTTCTTGACTTGTCAATGAATCACCTAAGTGGTCCAATACCACCTCAATTAGGGGATTGCTCCAAACTCCGATATCTCAAATTGAGCGAAAACGATTTGAATGGAAGCATTCCATTGCAAATTGGTAACCTGGTATACTTACAGGATTTACTAGATCTCAGTCATAACTCGCTCAATGGAGAGATATCACCACAACTTGGGAAATTGCATGTGCTGGAAAAGTTAAACCTCTCCCACAACATGTTGTCGGGCTCCATTCCACCTTCTTTTGAAGCAATGTTCAGCTTGCAATCtattgatttttcatacaatgctTTGGAAGGTCCTCTTCCCAACAGCAAAAACTTTCAGAAGGCTCCTGCAATGGCATTCATAAAAAACAAAGGTTTATGTGGTGAAGTGCAAGGTTTGAGACCCTGCAACGCCCCTTCAATAAGGCATGGTGATGCAAGGAAAGGCCGCCAAGTTGTCATCTTCATTGTTCTTCCTCTCTTGGCAGccttgtttcttttatttatagTCGTCGGTGTTTCTTCCATTTATTCCCAAAGACGAAGAAATAAAGAGAAGGTGGTTCTTGAAAGGAGTAGCAGAaatccattttcaatatggaattatgatgggattgatgcATTTGAACAGATCGTGGAAGTGACAGAGGGTTTCGATGACAAATACTGCATCGGAATTGGAGGGTATGGAAAAGTTTACAAagcaaatctaccatcaggccaaGTAGTAGCTGTGAAAAAACTTCACCCACTCGAAGGTGGGGATCAATCcgatcaaagaagttttagaaatgAGATTTGA